The window TTGTCCGATAAAAATTGATTATATTCAAGACCATTCCCCAGCCGGTCATTATTATCATAAAGAGCATGGGCAGCCCCGTGAAAAGTATGGACTTCCCCTTTTTATAGAGATATACTGTTATGACCATCAAGGCGAGTCCCGCCAGA of the candidate division WOR-3 bacterium genome contains:
- a CDS encoding carbon starvation protein A, translated to LAGLALMVITVYLYKKGKSILFTGLPMLFMIIMTGWGMVLNIINFYRTNNWLLFAINGVIILFVLWMILEVINLIKNSALSTQTRK